In Asanoa sp. WMMD1127, one genomic interval encodes:
- a CDS encoding ABC transporter permease subunit encodes MRVVWRVLLTVGLPIVLVAAWWFGSAGSQDFYWPSLSTIVDAAVRTWTWEMLQQQVLPSLWRLLVGYAVAVVVGVALGVLIGTFRSVRSLLEPVLEFLRAFPPPVLVPAAILLAGIGDRTKILVIVFGCVWPVLLNTIEGVRGRDEVLSDTCRTYRVTGLLRLRHLVLRAASPQIVTGARQALPLAIILMVISEMMAANEGLGFTVLQFQRGFQIPEMWSGVLLLGLIGIVLSLLFRVAERSLLGWYHGQRAGQREW; translated from the coding sequence ATGAGGGTCGTCTGGCGGGTGCTGCTCACGGTCGGTCTGCCGATCGTGCTCGTGGCGGCGTGGTGGTTCGGCTCGGCCGGCAGCCAGGACTTCTACTGGCCGTCGCTGTCGACCATCGTCGACGCCGCCGTGCGCACCTGGACGTGGGAGATGCTCCAGCAGCAGGTGCTCCCGTCCCTCTGGCGGCTGCTGGTGGGCTACGCCGTCGCGGTCGTCGTGGGCGTCGCCCTCGGCGTGCTGATCGGCACGTTCCGCTCGGTCCGGTCGCTGCTGGAGCCCGTGCTGGAGTTCCTGCGCGCGTTCCCACCGCCGGTGCTCGTGCCGGCCGCCATCCTGCTCGCCGGGATCGGCGACCGCACCAAGATCCTGGTCATCGTCTTCGGCTGCGTCTGGCCGGTGCTGCTCAACACCATCGAGGGCGTACGCGGCCGTGACGAGGTGCTCAGCGACACGTGCCGCACCTACCGCGTCACCGGGCTGCTCCGGCTGCGCCACCTCGTGCTGCGCGCCGCCAGCCCGCAGATCGTCACCGGTGCCCGGCAGGCCCTGCCGCTGGCCATCATCCTGATGGTGATCAGCGAGATGATGGCCGCCAACGAGGGCCTCGGCTTCACGGTCCTGCAGTTCCAGCGGGGTTTCCAGATCCCCGAGATGTGGAGCGGCGTGCTCCTGCTCGGGCTGATCGGCATTGTGCTCTCCCTGCTGTTCAGAGTGGCCGAGCGGTCGCTGCTCGGCTGGTACCACGGTCAGCGCGCCGGACAACGGGAGTGGTGA
- a CDS encoding ABC transporter substrate-binding protein: protein MRRPLLALLTAAALLATAACGDSSDDNTAQPGGAAQPDKVNAGVIAILDVAPIYLGKEKGFFSKRNIDLTLTTAQGGAAIVPAVLSGEYQFGFSNAVSLLLAKSQNAPLKVVCNGNNSTGVAEDFAGLFVKPDSPIQSPKDLAGKTVAANTLKNIVDTSVRASVKKDGGDPAAVKFTELPFPEQVGALQAGRVDAIFVVEPFQQAAVAAGMRKIASSYVDAAPNLTVAMYFTSTKLAGENPDLVARFTEAMKESLAYADAHSDEVRDIIGTYTKIEEPVRAKMTLPKWPAEINTAAVDALAEAAVADGLLTQKPDVAGLLP, encoded by the coding sequence ATGCGTCGCCCCTTGCTTGCCCTGCTCACCGCGGCCGCCTTACTGGCCACCGCCGCCTGCGGTGACTCGTCCGACGACAACACCGCGCAGCCCGGCGGGGCCGCGCAGCCCGACAAGGTCAACGCCGGCGTCATCGCGATCCTCGATGTCGCGCCCATCTACCTCGGCAAGGAGAAGGGCTTCTTCAGCAAGCGCAACATCGACCTGACGCTGACCACCGCGCAGGGCGGCGCCGCGATCGTGCCGGCCGTGCTCTCCGGCGAATACCAGTTCGGCTTCAGCAACGCGGTCTCGCTGCTGCTGGCCAAGTCGCAGAACGCGCCGCTGAAGGTGGTCTGCAACGGCAACAACTCGACGGGCGTCGCGGAGGACTTCGCCGGCCTGTTCGTCAAGCCCGACAGCCCGATCCAGTCGCCCAAGGACCTCGCCGGCAAGACGGTCGCGGCCAACACGCTGAAGAACATCGTGGACACCAGCGTGCGCGCGTCGGTGAAGAAGGACGGCGGCGACCCCGCGGCCGTCAAGTTCACCGAGCTTCCGTTCCCGGAGCAGGTCGGCGCGCTGCAGGCGGGCCGGGTCGACGCCATCTTCGTGGTCGAGCCGTTCCAGCAGGCCGCCGTGGCCGCGGGCATGCGCAAGATCGCGTCCAGCTACGTCGACGCCGCGCCGAACCTGACCGTCGCGATGTACTTCACCTCCACCAAGCTGGCCGGCGAGAACCCCGACCTCGTCGCGCGGTTCACCGAGGCGATGAAGGAGTCGCTGGCGTACGCCGACGCGCACAGCGACGAGGTGCGCGACATCATCGGCACGTACACGAAGATCGAGGAACCGGTGCGGGCGAAGATGACGCTGCCCAAGTGGCCGGCCGAGATCAACACGGCGGCGGTCGACGCGCTGGCCGAAGCCGCGGTCGCCGACGGCCTATTGACCCAGAAGCCGGACGTGGCGGGGCTGCTGCCCTGA
- a CDS encoding ABC transporter permease: MVAVAARAPRVTGRRFRSVTLGVLGLLGFALLLEVAPRVGVVPIEFAPPTSQILVTLAEQLGQSSFWAALVDTLTTWAYGLLIAVVAGTVVGVLLGSVPVLRTATATTIEFLRPIPSVALIPLVIVLYGPTIRSTLVLVVYAAFWQMLIQVVHGVVDVDPIARDTARSFRLGPWARIRYVIWPSALPYVMTGLRLAAAVALILTITGELVIGSPGLGKEIDNAQQSNAVRIVYALIVVTGILGVLINVVIRQVERRVLAWHPAARAETVVR, translated from the coding sequence ATGGTCGCTGTCGCGGCGCGCGCTCCTCGGGTGACCGGCCGGCGGTTCCGGTCGGTCACCCTGGGCGTGCTCGGCCTGCTGGGGTTCGCGCTGCTGCTAGAGGTGGCGCCGCGGGTCGGCGTGGTGCCGATCGAGTTCGCGCCGCCCACCAGCCAGATCCTGGTCACCCTGGCCGAGCAGCTCGGCCAGTCGTCGTTCTGGGCGGCGCTGGTCGACACCCTGACCACCTGGGCCTACGGGCTGCTGATCGCGGTGGTCGCCGGCACCGTCGTCGGCGTGCTGCTCGGCTCGGTGCCCGTCCTGCGCACCGCGACCGCCACGACCATCGAGTTCCTGCGGCCGATCCCGTCGGTCGCGCTGATCCCGCTGGTCATCGTCCTCTATGGACCGACGATCCGGTCGACGCTGGTGCTGGTCGTCTACGCCGCGTTCTGGCAGATGCTCATCCAGGTGGTGCACGGCGTCGTCGACGTCGACCCGATCGCCCGCGACACCGCCCGGTCGTTCCGGCTCGGCCCGTGGGCCCGCATCCGTTACGTGATCTGGCCCAGCGCCCTGCCCTACGTGATGACCGGCCTGCGGCTGGCCGCGGCGGTCGCGCTGATCCTGACGATCACCGGCGAGCTGGTCATCGGCTCACCCGGTCTCGGCAAGGAGATCGACAACGCACAGCAGAGCAACGCGGTCCGCATCGTGTACGCCCTGATCGTGGTCACCGGCATCCTCGGCGTCCTGATCAACGTCGTCATCCGGCAGGTCGAACGCCGCGTGCTGGCCTGGCATCCGGCCGCCCGAGCCGAGACGGTCGTGCGATGA
- a CDS encoding ABC transporter ATP-binding protein, with translation MLEVRNLHKVYDGHGRRVTAVGDLTFTVPEGQFACVVGPSGCGKTTLLRVLAGLLPATSGEVNVRGKPVTAPPPDLAVVFQEYGRSLFPWLRVRANVELPLKAQGMGRAQRRTLATEALAAVGLSDVDNAYPWQLSGGMQQRVAIARAIAYQPKVLLMDEPFAAVDAQTRADLEDLIRSVWQRLGVTLLFVTHDIDEAVYLGQRVIVLSASPTTVAEDLTIDLPADRDQLSTRSDPRFTELRGQVYARIQKVKTPASEGAPA, from the coding sequence ATGCTCGAAGTCAGGAACCTGCACAAGGTGTACGACGGGCACGGCCGGCGGGTGACCGCGGTCGGGGACCTCACCTTCACCGTCCCCGAGGGACAGTTCGCCTGCGTGGTCGGGCCGTCCGGCTGCGGCAAGACCACGCTGCTGCGGGTGCTGGCCGGGCTGCTGCCGGCGACCTCGGGCGAGGTCAACGTGCGGGGCAAGCCCGTCACCGCGCCGCCGCCCGACCTGGCCGTGGTGTTCCAGGAGTACGGCCGGAGCCTGTTCCCCTGGTTGCGGGTCCGGGCCAACGTCGAGCTGCCGCTGAAGGCACAGGGGATGGGTCGGGCGCAACGGCGGACGCTGGCCACCGAGGCGCTGGCCGCCGTGGGACTGTCCGATGTCGACAACGCGTACCCGTGGCAGCTGTCCGGTGGCATGCAGCAGCGGGTCGCGATCGCGCGGGCCATCGCGTACCAGCCGAAGGTGCTGTTGATGGACGAGCCGTTCGCGGCGGTCGACGCGCAGACCCGGGCCGACCTCGAAGACCTGATCCGGTCGGTCTGGCAGCGGCTGGGCGTGACGCTGCTGTTCGTTACGCACGACATCGACGAGGCGGTCTATCTCGGCCAGCGGGTGATCGTGTTGTCCGCGTCGCCGACCACGGTCGCCGAGGACCTGACCATCGACCTGCCCGCCGATCGCGACCAGTTGAGCACGCGGTCCGACCCGCGGTTCACCGAGTTGCGCGGCCAGGTCTACGCCCGCATCCAGAAGGTGAAGACACCGGCTTCGGAGGGAGCACCGGCATGA